The Comamonas endophytica sequence CGAATCGAGCGACGAGGAGATCAGCGCGTCCGGCTCGATCCATTCGCGCTCGAGCGCGAGCTTGCCGGAGTTGATGCGCGAGACATCCAGGATGTCGCTGATGATGCGCGCCTGGGTGCTGGCGTTGCGCTTGATGGCGTCGAGGCTGCGCGCGAATTCGGCGGGCGGCGCCTTGCGCAGCAGCTGGTGCACGTTCATCATGATCGCGCTCAGCGGGTTGCGCAGTTCATGGGACAGCACCGCCACGAAGTCGTCCTTGGAACGGCTGTAGCGCTCGGCGGCAGCGCGCGCCGCCTGTTCGCGCTCGAGCAGCTGCCTGCGCTCCTCTTCGAGCTGGATGCGGTTCGAGACATTCGACACCGCGGCCACGCGCAGCTCGCCGTTGACGCTGGGCGCCATGCTCCACTCGAGGTGCAGCAACTGGCCGCTGGCGTCCAGGAACACCACTTCCTCGCGCCACATGGACTGCACGTTCTGCGCCGCGCTGAGCGCCTGGATGTGCTGCTCGTGCCCCGGCGCGGAGAAGTCCGCGACCGGGCGGCCCAACACCTCCTCGGCGCTGCGCCCCATCATCTCCAGCATGGCCGGGTTGGCGTCCACGAAGCGGCCGCCATCGTCGATCAGCGCGATGCCGCTTTGCGCCTGCTCGTAGATGGAGCGGAACTTGGCTTCGCTCTGGCGCACGCGGTCCTCGGCCAGCCGGGCCCGCACCAGGGCCTGGATGGTGGCCACGAGCATGGCCGGCTCGGCGGGGTGGGTGAGGTAGGCGTCGGCCCCGGCATCGAGGCCGGCGATCTTGTCGGCATCGGCAATGAACGCCGCCGACAGATGCACGATGGGCAGGGCGCTGGTGGCCTCGCGCTCGCGCATCATCCGGCAGACCTCGAAACCGCCGATGTCCGGCAGGTGCACGTCAAGCACGACCGCGGAGATGTCGCCCAGCGACAGGTCGAGCGCGCCCTGGCCCGTGCCGGCTTCGATCGTGCGGAACCCCGCCGCGCGCAGCGAGCGAGAAGTCGCGTAACAGGTGACCGGGTTGTCGTCGACGACCAATACGGTGTGCTGGGACCGGTCGATGCTGACGTTGAGCCTGGCGGATGTGGGTGGCATGTTGCTTAGCTTGAACGGTGCGTGGCCTCGGGGGTGGACGTTGCCACGCTGATGGGGATGGTCACGTAGAAGGTCGAGCCCTTCTGGGATTCGCTTTCGACGGACACGGTGCCGCCCAGCAGTTCGGCCAGGCGCTTGCTCAGCGACAGCCCGAGGCCGGTGCCGCGCAGGCGCTTCTGGATCGGCGAGTCGATCTGCGAGTAGTCCTGGAAGATGGCGTGGTGGAATTCTGGCGCAATGCCGATGCCGGTGTCGGACACCGCGAATTGCACGAAGTCCTCCGAATGGCGCCGAGCGCTGACGC is a genomic window containing:
- a CDS encoding response regulator → MPPTSARLNVSIDRSQHTVLVVDDNPVTCYATSRSLRAAGFRTIEAGTGQGALDLSLGDISAVVLDVHLPDIGGFEVCRMMREREATSALPIVHLSAAFIADADKIAGLDAGADAYLTHPAEPAMLVATIQALVRARLAEDRVRQSEAKFRSIYEQAQSGIALIDDGGRFVDANPAMLEMMGRSAEEVLGRPVADFSAPGHEQHIQALSAAQNVQSMWREEVVFLDASGQLLHLEWSMAPSVNGELRVAAVSNVSNRIQLEEERRQLLEREQAARAAAERYSRSKDDFVAVLSHELRNPLSAIMMNVHQLLRKAPPAEFARSLDAIKRNASTQARIISDILDVSRINSGKLALEREWIEPDALISSSLDSLKAMMEAKQLRLRLETQTRGVKAFLDPARFQQIFWNILNNAIKFSSEGGLLEVSLSATDNQLLLSVRDHGKGIEAAFMDRIFEKFTQAATPGSRTSGGLGLGLSIVKHLVDLHSGDISVSSPGLGLGTTVSVTLPLGLAAEGQAASPDADMAAVMDGAQELQGLRILVVEDDTEAANLLALILQERGATVSMAGDYDTAVALLDRHGADVLVSDIGLPGKDGYELIRDVRASKSGHAGLPAIALTAFGRATDKQLAMDAGFDFHLAKPLQPQKLLDAIRSLMARPARQDEARA